The genomic window GCTTGTAAGGAAATACCACCCCGACCAGTATCAGGACAACCCTCTCTCAGATGTCGCTGAGGAGAAAATGGCTGAGGTCAATGAGGCTTACGATGAGATAATGAACAGCCGCCGCTCTGGCAGCGAAAGCTACAGCTACGGCTATAGCAGCGGCAGCTCGTCTTCCTCGTCAAACGGTGTCAGCTACGGCGAGGTAAGACAGATGATACAGAGCGGCCGCATCACAGATGCCGATATGAAGCTCGACAGCGTTCCGGAAAACAGCAGGAATTCCGAGTGGTTCTTCCTTAAGGGCTCGGTGTGCTATTCAAGGGGCTGGCTCGGCGAGGCATCGAGGTATTTCGGCATCGCAGCTCAGATGGAGCCTAATAACCCCGAATACAACGCCGCAAATAACCGCATGAATATGAACAAGAACGGCAACATGAACGGCAGCAGGAACGTCTACGGTGCATCGCAGACATACCGCAGCTCCTCTGATGACTGCTGCGACGGCCTTTCTGCTCTCTGCTGTGCCGACTGCTGCTGCGAGATGATGGGCGGCGACCTTATTCCCTGCTGCTGACAGGGGACAGCGTATGAAAGATAAGGCTTTCAAGGTCTCGCTGTGCGGTGTCACTAGTGCGCTTGCGCTGTTTATAATGTTTCTAAGCGGCGTGTTCCCGATGCTTGACTATGCGCTGCCTATGTACGCAGGCTTTACAATGGTCGTCGTGATAGTCGAAGCTGACCGTAAATGGGCGATCATGACCTATATCTCGGTCAGTATCCTGTGTTTGTTCCTGACACCCAACTATCAGGCGAGCCTTCTGTTTATTCTGTTTATGGGCTATTATCCGATACTTAGGTATTCTCTTGAAAACATACCCATTCGTCCTATAAGCTTGCTTATCAAGTTTTTAGTATATAACGCCGCTATCATCGTATACTATAATATCTTCACAAAGCTCTTTACCGGCGTTGATTTTACAGAAGACCTCGGCTGGCTGGGGGAGTATTCGATATACGCCATGTGGGGCTTTGCTAATGTCCTCTTTGTGGTGTATGACTACCTTCTCGGTGAGCTGACCGGGATATATATGAACTGGTTCCGTAAAAAAATACTCGGGAGAAAATAAAATGGACAAAGAACAAAAAACGGCAAGGAGAAGGCGGATAGTCAGGATCATGAGCCTTGCGTTGTTTTTGGGGCTTATCGCTTTTGTGACCGTTCTCATTTACCCCTATACCAAGGAAATGAAGTCTGCCTCGGGCAGAGAGCAGATCATCGAGATGTTTGATAAGTTCGATACCTTCTGGAGCATCGTGCTGTTTATAGTTATCCAGGCAGTCCAGGTCATCATAGCTGTTATACCGCCTGTACAGATAGTCGGCGGCATGATGTTCGGCTGGCTGTTCGGTGCGGTATTCTCTTTTGCAGGTATCATGCTCGGCACATTCGTGATCTTCGTGCTCGTGCGCTTTCTCGGGCAGCCGCTCGTCGAGGCGTTTGTGGATAATAAGCATCTGGAGAAATTCAGCTTCCTCCACGATGAGGAAAAGCTCATAAGGGTGCTGATAGTGCTCTATCTTATCCCCGGTGTGCCGAAGGACGTGATCTCGTATATAGTTCCCCTGACAAAGGTCGATAAGCGTGATTTCTTTATGTATGTCATGCCGTTTCGTATACCGGCAGTGCTTATGTCAACCGTCTTCGGGCACAGTATCATGACAGGCAGCTATGTGCTGACCTTCGTGCTCATAGGCGTGTTCATACTGATGGCGGTGCTCGGCTTTATTTTCAGGGAAAGGATCATCTCATGCTTTCGTTCAAGAAAGCATCACAGCGATCAATAAGCGGCAGCAGTATTTTTAGCCTGCCGCTTTTTTTTATATCAAAAACCGAGCGGTTTTTATGTAAACCAAATGGTTATCAATAAACCAAATGGTTTTTTTAAAAACCAAAAAAACCAGATATAGAGAAAGACATAGATAAAGACATAGAGAAAGAAAAAGACATAGATAAAGACACAGACATAGAAGAAGACAAAGAAGAACAGTCTGTCGTCATGTCGTCGTCTTTCATGTCGTCGTCTTCTTTGTCGTGTAAGAAATATCTTTTCTTGTCTTCTATTGACAGCTTCTTTTTGTTTACTGTGCTTGACAAATACTTCGCTTTTTGATATACTAAATATGATAAGTTCCCTCACTTATGGGGGGCAGGAACGGAGGAATAACTATGGCTAATTTCAAAATAACAGATTCTGTGACCTATGTAGGTGTCGATGATAAGGATATCGACCTTTTCGAGAGCCAGTATGACGTGCCTAACGGTATGGCATATAACTCATATATCATCTTCGATGAGAAGATAGCAGTAATGGATACCGTAGACGCAAGAAAGACTGATGAATGGCTCGCAAATGTCGAAGCAGCCCTTGACGGCAAGACCCCTGACTACCTTGTTGTAGACCATGTCGAGCCTGACCATTCGGGCAGCTTTATGGCTATCGTTGAGAAATACCCCGATATGAAGGTGGTAGGCAATGTCAAGACCTTCATGTTCCTTTCGCAGTTCTTTGAGAATATGGACATTGACGACAGAAAGGTAGTAGTAGCTGACGGTGACGAGCTGAGCCTTGGCTCGCATGACCTTAAATTCATCTTCGCTGCTATGATACACTGGCCTGAGGTAATGGTGACATTCGAGCAGAGCGAGGGCATACTCTTTGCAGCTGATGCTTTCGGTAAGTTCGGCGCTCTTGATACTGATGAGGACTGGGCTTGCGAGGCAAGAAGATACTACTTCAATATCGTCGGCAAATACGGTCTTCAGGTGCAGGGTCTTCTCAAAAAGGCAGCAGCTCTTGATATAAAGAAGATACTCCCTCTACACGGCCCTGTACTTACAGAGAACCTCGGCTATTATATAGACAAGTATCAGACATGGTCGTCATATACCCCTGAGGATAAGGGCATCACTATAGCTTACGCTTCTATCCACGGCAATACAGCCAAGGCGGCAAAGGAGCTTGCTGATATGCTGGAGAAGAAGGGTGCTGAGAAGGTGTCTCTCTTTGACCTTTCAAGAGACGACGTGGCAGAGGCGGTTGAAGACGCATTCAGATACGACAGGCTCGTGCTTATGTCTTCCTCATACGATTCGGGCGTTTTCCCGGCTATGGAGTATTTCCTTGTCAAGCTCAAGGCCAAGACCTACAGAAAGCGTACTATCGCTATAGTCGAGAACGGCTCGTGGGCTCCCTCGGCAGGCAGAGTCATCAAGTCGTATGTTGACCAGTTCAAGGATATCGACCTTATCGAGCCTATGGTGACTATCAGGTCATCGCTTACAGCCCAGTCAAGAGAACAGCTTGAAAAGCTCGCAGACAAGCTCGTGAACGCCTGATAGTAGATAATAACCTATAAATTTGTATTCAAAACAGCATCTTTTAATATAGATGCTGTTTTTTGTTGCAATTTTATAATTTCACTGTCGGCGCTATTGACAATTTTGTTATAATATGATAAAATATAAAAGGATATATACTGGGTATATATGTATGTTGGAGGTCACGCAGATGTATATAGATAATATGTCAGGAAAAAAGTATAAAATAATAGGTATATGCGTTTGCGGTATCCAGGAGGAGAATTGTCACGATATCGTCAAGAGCATATGCAGGAGTGCCGAAAAATGCGGTTTTAAGGTGCTGCTGTTCTCGACATTTGACGATATGTACAACGATACTCTGTTCACAAGAGCCGCATCGAGCATATTCGGGCTTATCAATACAGGCCTTCTTGATGCGCTTATAATACTCCCTGAGTCTATCAAGTCTGACAGAGTGACTGAGAAGATAATTGGTGACGGCAGAGCGCTCGGAATACCTGTTATCAGTATAGATAAGGATATCGAGGGCTGTTCGAGCATTACCTTTGATTATGCAGATTCGTTTGAGAAGATAGTGCGCCATATTGTTGAAGACCATAAGTGCAGGAGAGTAAACTTCGTTGCAGGCTTCAAGGGCAACCACTTCTCCGATGAGCGAATTGAGGTCTATAAGAAAGTCCTTGCCGATAATGGTATAGAGTTTGATGAGGACAGGTTCGGCTACGGCGATTTCTGGAGCGGCCCTGCCGAGAAGGTCGTTGAGGGCTTCTTGGCATCTGATAAGGAGCTCCCCGAGGCTATAATCTGCTGTAACGACATCATGGCTATAACCGCTGCACAGGTGCTCAGAAGACATAATATAAAGGTGCCTGATGAAATGCTTGTCACAGGCTTTGACGGCATAGCCCTGCAAAAATACTATGTCCCCAATATCACCACGGCTTCTCCCGATATAGCCAAGGTCGGCGAAAAGGCGCTCAAAATGATAATAGCAGCGCTTGACGGCGACAATACGGTATTCAAAGAGGTGATACCCTATAAGGTGCACCCCTCGGAGAGCTGCGGCTGTATGGAGCGTTCAGATGACCTTGCAGGCAACAAGATAGTCGAG from Ruminococcus sp. NK3A76 includes these protein-coding regions:
- a CDS encoding VTT domain-containing protein, with the protein product MDKEQKTARRRRIVRIMSLALFLGLIAFVTVLIYPYTKEMKSASGREQIIEMFDKFDTFWSIVLFIVIQAVQVIIAVIPPVQIVGGMMFGWLFGAVFSFAGIMLGTFVIFVLVRFLGQPLVEAFVDNKHLEKFSFLHDEEKLIRVLIVLYLIPGVPKDVISYIVPLTKVDKRDFFMYVMPFRIPAVLMSTVFGHSIMTGSYVLTFVLIGVFILMAVLGFIFRERIISCFRSRKHHSDQ
- a CDS encoding J domain-containing protein → MNKDPYQILGVSRNASDDEIKKAYKELVRKYHPDQYQDNPLSDVAEEKMAEVNEAYDEIMNSRRSGSESYSYGYSSGSSSSSSNGVSYGEVRQMIQSGRITDADMKLDSVPENSRNSEWFFLKGSVCYSRGWLGEASRYFGIAAQMEPNNPEYNAANNRMNMNKNGNMNGSRNVYGASQTYRSSSDDCCDGLSALCCADCCCEMMGGDLIPCC
- a CDS encoding FprA family A-type flavoprotein, which gives rise to MANFKITDSVTYVGVDDKDIDLFESQYDVPNGMAYNSYIIFDEKIAVMDTVDARKTDEWLANVEAALDGKTPDYLVVDHVEPDHSGSFMAIVEKYPDMKVVGNVKTFMFLSQFFENMDIDDRKVVVADGDELSLGSHDLKFIFAAMIHWPEVMVTFEQSEGILFAADAFGKFGALDTDEDWACEARRYYFNIVGKYGLQVQGLLKKAAALDIKKILPLHGPVLTENLGYYIDKYQTWSSYTPEDKGITIAYASIHGNTAKAAKELADMLEKKGAEKVSLFDLSRDDVAEAVEDAFRYDRLVLMSSSYDSGVFPAMEYFLVKLKAKTYRKRTIAIVENGSWAPSAGRVIKSYVDQFKDIDLIEPMVTIRSSLTAQSREQLEKLADKLVNA